The sequence GCGGTTGGCGATCACTCGGAAGCCTCGATGCATGATCATGCTGTCGCTATCCTGGGGCCATTTTCGCGCCGCACACGGACAGAGGAAGAAACCACGCTGAATTCATTTTCGGCAAAGATCTGATCGTCCCTACAACCTGACCCTATTCTCAGAAAGAGGTTTTCCATGCAAATCGTTCCCTCCCCGGCGCATATGCCATCCGAAGCGACTGCAAGCAATGCCGCGCAGTTGATACAACGTGTGGCAGGGCCGGCCGATGGCCTGCCTGTCTTGATTGCCACCATGCACGGCAAAGAAGCGGTGCTGGCGCCGCCATTGGCAGAGCTGGGGTTCCAGGTGCTGCTGCCGCTTGACTATGACACCGACATGCTGGGGACTTTCTCCGGCGACGTGCGGCGTCCGGGCACGGCAGTCGAGGCTGCTCTGGAGAAGGCGCGCCGTGCCTGTAAAGCTACTGGCATACCGCGCGCCATTTCCAGCGAGGGCTCATACCGGCCTTGCCAGACACTGTTTCCAGGCGCCCGCAACGTCGAGTTGCTCGCTTTTGTCGACATGGAGAGTGGGCAAGAGTTCGTGGAGTACATGACCGATCTGCCCACGCGCTTTGTCAAAGACCGGGTTCCTGCAGATTTTTCTTCTCCTGAAGTGCAGGCGCTGCTGTCGGCTATGGGGTGGCCCGAAGTGCGCGCTTTGGTTGTCCCGGAAGATCCAGGACAAGGTGTGGTGGCGCCCGAGTGGGTGTTCAAGGGATTGGCTGACGTCCCGTCTCTGATGGAAGCGATGCGCGCGTGTGCTGCCCAATCCAGCGACGGCCGCCTGCACCTGGAAAGCGACCTGCGCGCGCACATGAACCCGACACGCATGGCTTCAGTCGCGCGCGTGGGTGAGCGTTTAGTGCAACGCCTGCGTCGCCAAGGTTATGGCCTGCCTTTGCAACGTGCTGCCTGAGGCGGCAAATCCCGCTTGCGGGCCGCAATGACACCAAGATGATTGCGTCCTGCGGACGTAATCATCTTGGCTTGCTTATTCTGGCCGAGACATGGCGAGCTGAAGCCAATTGACAAAAGCCTGCACCTCGGGATCGCGACGCGGTCCGTGGCAAAGATAGAAGGAGCGAGGGCTTACAAGCCGCTCTGTCAGCGGTGCGACCAGCAGGCCTTCTGCGAGCAGCGAGTCAACCAGCGGTGAATTTCCCAGCGCGATGCCATGGCCCATGGTGGCCGCCTGGACCAACTGATCCAGATGGCTGAAGCGAAAACCGATATCGTTCAACGGCAGATCGGCGCCCATCTGTTCGAACCAGTATGGCCATTGCAGCCATGGCCATGCATTTTGCGGGTCGCCCAGATGCAATAAGGTGTGATGCTGCAAATCGTCGATGCAAGTCAGCTTGCGCCCGCTGCGCTGCAATAGCGCCGGACTGCACACCGGAAACACTTCTTCCTTGGCGAGAAAAACGTCGCTGTCGGCGGAAACCATGTCCGGCGAAGTGTAGCGGATCGCGATATCGACTACGCCTTGCTTGAGGTCGACCAGGCGATTATCCGCATCGATATGCAGCGCGACTTCGGGGCATTGGGCACGGAAACGAGCCAGTCTCGGCACCAGCCAAAGCGCTGCAAATGAAGTTGTCGTGGATACTTTAACCCCGCGCTGGGTGAATTCCTTGCGCAGGCTGGCGACCGTTTCCGACAGGTGATTCAGCGACTCGTTCACTGCTTCAAACAGTACGCGCCCCTGTTCCGTCAGTTCTAAAGCCCGATGGCGTCGCTCAAACAGCACCAAGCCCAAAGATTCTTCCAGTTTTTTGACCTGGCGGCTGATTGCGGATTGCGTGAGAAAAATCTCGTCGCCTGCCTTGGAAAAACTCAACTGCCTTGCCGCCGCCTCAAAACCGACCAGCAAATCCAGGGGGGGAAGCCGTCGCGTCATATGGGGTAATCGTCCTTTTGGTGCAAATTGCTACGGTTGATAAGAAAAATAACCGGCAATTCAAACAATTGCCGTTTAAGTGAAATTAGGGGAATTCTAAGTTGCGCTCATCTGCAATACATTGCTCCGCGCCGATTTTTGATCGCGCATTACGTATTGACTTTCACCAAAGGGACGATTGTTCCTGCACGGCAAGTGCAGTAATTTAACATACCAAATCTTGTCATATTCCATAAAAGTACAGACCTGTCTGTTTTTTGTGACAAGCCATGGATGATTGAAGTACCCGTGCTATACGTTTGAGGCGATCATGCAAAACCTCGCGATGGCGCGCGCCTGCTGGCTGAGTGCGCAATTCTGAGGAACTTCTGGCCGAGCGTGAGATGGAACAAGTGGTAAAAATATTGCGCCAAGGCAATTGCGGGGACTGCGATTGTGGGATAGCATTGATTCGACGGGAGTGATCCTGATGTCGACACTTCCCTCATGCCATCAATGGCTACCCCCGTACTACCTGAGCATTCCATGCTGCCCAAAAGGCAGTTCACAATTAAAGGAAGGTGCTACTGATGAAAATTCTTTTCACTCTCAAAAATATGCTGACACGCCAAAAAAGCCTGAAGGCATACGCTTGGTACATCTGGTATTGAACCTGCAGGCCATTGCCTGATTGCAGGGATGCGGCTGGAATTTCCAGCCGCGTTCGGTGAAGCCCTGATCGGCCCGCCGGACGCGGGCCTCCGTCTCATGGAGACCATTGATGTCGAATGCCGCAAAGTACACACGAACTACCGTTTTTACGCCCAGGCTTCAAGCTCTCTTGCACGATCATCGCAGCGAAGATGTTTTCCGGCTGGATGAGAACACTGTTGGTGTCGCCGGGTCCGCTTTGACCCACCAGATCCTCAGCGCCAGGCCAGCCACAGAAATCGAACGTCCGACATTTAAACCCCTGCACGGACGTTCCATTCCCCGCAACGACGCTTTGAAGCTGATGCAAGCGATCGGCAGCGATGTGCGGGCGGCATTGAAGAGGCCTGTATCCAAAACAGTTGATTTCTCGGGCGAATGGCCGCGCGTCGGGCACGTTTACCTGCGCGATCTTATTCTCGGCGAAGATCCATATCGGCTGCGCTTCCTTATGGACCGCATATTGGAATTGACGCCCAAACTGACCTGGGCCGTGATCGCCGCCGGCGCGGCGTCGTCGGTCCGGCTCCGTCCGGAAGCATCCGCCATCGCGAAACTCACCGCCAGTGCATCGACCTACAACGACCGCCGTTATGCCATGGGGCTTTATCGGCGCACCGCCGCTCCGGTCTGTTTCACTATCTCCACGCTGGTCGCCAACGCACTCTGGCTCGGATCGCCATTCGACAAAGACACCTCGAACCGGAACATCCTGTATGAAGCCCTGCGGCTGCTGCCGCCATCCTGGAACATCTTGAGGAGCGCCTCCCCCGAGTACTGCGCCCTCGACTCTCGGATCGGTCCGAACGACGACGTCCTGATCTTGCCGCTTCTCAGTCACCGCGACCCTGCAATCTGGGACGATGCCGATGAATTCCGCCCCGAGCGCTGGGATAGCCTCAACCCCAGCGAGCAACCCGGATACCTGCCTTTCGGCCACACGTCCGAACGCTGCTGGGGACAGCATATGGTGATGCCACTGGCGGAGAGGCTGCTCGATATCATTCGTAACAACGGCCTTGCCGTCAGCCCGCGGCAAATCACGGCTGATGTGCCGCTTGCTGGTCTTCTTGGCGTCTTCCAGGTCAGCGTCGTCAGGCAGTGAGATGAAGCTCTTTGCCTGCTAAGTCGATCTTATCCAGATGACCCAGCCGCCGCTGCGCAAGGGCAGCCGGCCGCTCGTACGATCCCTCGCAGTCCAGCGCACATAGCGAGCAGCAAATACTCTTTTTGACGCATCAAAAAGAGTATTTGCTGCTCCTATTAAAAAACTGAGACTGAGGGGTATTTTCGAGAGGATGGCGACTAAAACGGCCGATGCCTGCTAGAGTAGCGCTGAAGGCGTCCGGAATGCATTTCCCCAACGCGTGCGATGCATTCCGGCAAGGCGGCAAGCAGGTCTTGTCATCAGATTATTAAAGCAAGGAGATAAGCATGACAAAAGAAGTCGTCATCGTCGGCGCAGCCCGTACGGCGATCGGGACATTTGGCGGTGCATTGAAGGATATTGCCCCGGGCGAACTGGGTGCGGTTGCGGTCAAGGAGGCGTTTGCACGCGCCGGCGTCGATCCGCAGCAGGCTGGCCAGATCATTTTCGGCAACGTCATCCACACCGAGGCGCGCGACATGTATGTATCGCGCGTGGTCGGTATCAATGCCGGCATGAGCAAGGAATCCACCGCGTTGACCCTGAACCGCCTGTGCGGCTCGGGTTTGCAAGCCATCATCAGCGCCGCCAACGCCATCCAGCTGGGCGAGACCGATGTTGCCGTCGGCGGCGGCGTCGAGAGCATGAGCCGTGCGCTGTATGCGAGCCAGGCTGCGCGCTTCGGCGCCCGTATGGGCGATATCAAGATGATCGACATGATGGTGGGCGCTTTGTCCGATCCGTTCGGCGGCGGTCACATGGGCATCACCGCTGAAAACGTGGCGGAGAAATACGGCATCTCGCGCGAAGCGCAGGATGCTTTCGCGCTGGAAAGCCAGAAGCGCGCCACGGCGGCCATCGCTGCCGGTCATTTCAAGTCGCAGATTGTGCCGGTTGAGATCAAGTCACGTAAAGGCGTCGCGCTGTTCGACACCGACGAATATCCGAAGGCTGACGCCACCCTGGAGTCGCTGGCCAAGCTCAAGCCGGCGTTCAAGAAAGAAGGCGGCACGGTCACTGCCGGCAATGCCTCCGGTATCAACGACGGCGCTGCTGCCTGCGTGCTGATGGCGGCGGACGCTGCCGCGCAGGCTGGCCTGAAGCCGCTGGCGCGTGTGGTTTCCTATGGCGTGGCGGGGGTTGACCCAACCATCATGGGCACCGGTCCGATTCCGGCGGTCCAGCTGGCGCTGAAGCGTGCCGGCCTCAGTCTGGCCGACATGGCGGTGATCGAATCGAATGAAGCATTCGCCGCGCAATCGCTGGGCGTGTGCAAAGGGCTGGACCTGGATCCGGCGCTGACCAACGTCAACGGCGGCGCTATCGCTCTTGGCCATCCGCTGGGCGCGAGCGGCACCATCATCGCCGTCAAGTGCCTGTACGAACTGATCCGCACCGGCAAACGCTATGGCCTGATCACCATGTGCATCGGCGGCGGCCAGGGCATTGCCCTGATCATAGAACGTCTTTGATGTGATGGCGCTGGAACTGCCGTGCGGCAGTTCCAGCGGCGCTGCAGGCTCAGGGCCGTTTTGGAATCGTCAGGCCGGCGATCACCGCCGGCCGTGCGATGAAGGCGTTGAGCGCGCGCGTGACATGCGGAAAGTCTGCAATCCCGACCAGGTCGCCAGCTTCGTAGAAGCCGATCAGGTTGCGTACCCACGGAAAGGTGGCGATGTCGGCGATGGTGTAAGCATCGCCCATGATCCAGCTACGCTCGGCCAGGCGCTGGTTGAGCACGGCTAGCAGGCGCTTCGATTCCGCCACGTAGCGGTCGCGTGGACGCTTGTCTTCGTAGTCCTTGCCGGCGAACTTGTTGAAAAATCCAAGCTGGCCGAACATCGGTCCGATGCCGCCCATCTGGAACATCAGCCACTGTATGGTTTCATAGCGCCCGGCCGGATCCGCCGGTATGAACTTGCCGCTTTTGTCCGCCAGGTACAGCAGGATCGCACCGGATTCAAACAAGGGCAGCGGCTTGCCGCCGGGGCCGTCCGGATCGAGGATGGCGGGGATCTTGTTGTTCGGATTGAGGGACAGGAATTCCGGCGACATCTGGTCGTTGCTCTCAAAGCTGACCAGATGCGGCTCGTAAGGCAGGCCGGTTTCTTCCAGCATGATCGAGATCTTGACGCCGTTGGGCGTCGGCAGGGAATACAGCTGGATGCGGTCAGGCTGGCTGGCCGGCCATTTCTCGGTAATAGGGAAAGTCGAAAGATCGCTCATGAAAATTCCTTGTTGGCTGGTGTTGGTCTGTCTGAAAAATCGCTAGTGCTGAGGTGCCAGACCGAAAGATTAACAGTCTTCTGGATGACGGGTTGCGAGCCGCATCGTTTTGGCCCGGTCTTGGGCTAAGATGCAGTCGATCAGAAAAATCTCAATCCCCGAAAATGCGTGATTCCCCTTTAGCGGTATTTTTCATTTTTCTACGTCTGGGCCTGACCTCGTTTGGCGGACCGGTCGCCCATCTCGGCTATTTCCGGCTCGAGTTCGTGGAGCGGCGCCAGTGGCTGGCCGAGGTGGCTTATGCCGATCTGGTGGCGCTGTGCCAGCTGCTGCCGGGACCCGCCAGCAGCCAGGTTGGGATTGCGCTGGGCTTGACGCGGGCGGGCTATGCAGGGGGATTTGCCGCGTGGCTGGGATTTACTGCGCCGTCGGCGCTGGCGCTGATACTGTTCGGCCTTTTTGTCACGCATTTCGACGCTGCCCTGGCCGGCGGCTGGCTGCATGGCTTGAAGGTGGTCGCCGTGGCGGTGGTGGCGCAAGCCTTGTGGGGCATGGCGCGGACCCTGACGCCGGATGCCCGGCGGGCCGCTATCGCGCTGGTGGCGGCGTGCATCGCGACGGCCTTGCCCAATGCCCTCGGCCAGATCGGCGTGATTGCGGCGGGAGCCGTGGCCGGCTTACTGTTTCTAAAGGCCGCGCCGCTCTCTTTGGAGAAGCTGCCCGCATCGAACATCAGCCGCCGCGCCGGCGTCATCGCCATCGGACTCTGCCTGGCGCTGCTGGCTGCATTGCCCTTGCTGGCGGACGTTTCCAGGCACTATGCCGCGGAACTGTTCGATGTCTTCTTCCGGGCGGGGGCGCTGGTGTTTGGCGGCGGCCATGTCGTGCTGCCGCTGCTGCAGGCGGAAGTCGTGCCCAGGGGCTGGGTCTCGAATGAACTGTTCATGGCAGGCTATGGCGCTGCGCAGGCGGTGCCGGGACCGTTGTTTACCTTCGCTGCTTATCTCGGCAGCGTCTCGACCAGGACGCCGAACGGCTGGCTGGGCGGGATGCTTGCGGCGGTGGCGATTTTCCTGCCCTCGTTCCTGCTGGTGTGCGGCGCCTTGCCCTTTCTGGAAACGCTGCGCCAGCATGCCGGCGCCAGACGCGCTTTGACTGGCGTTAATGCGGCCGTGGTCGGGCTGCTGCTGGCGGCATTCTACAATCCGGTCTGGACCAGCGCCATACTGAGGCCGGCGGATTTCTGTCTGGCAGCGTTGGGTTTTTTCCTGCTGCTGGTCTGGAAGTGGCCGTCCTGGCTGGTGGTTGTGTTGACGGCGCTGGCCGCAGTCATCATTTGAGATTTGCTCCATGACATGGCAGCAAGGGCGCTTAGCGGGTGGGAGCGCACGCTAATCCGAATGCTTTTTTCTTCCGCCCGGATAGCCGCTCCGGCCCACCGGCGGCACCTATCACTTTCAACAGTATTTTTTCTCCACGCTTGCGACTAGGATGATCTTCTAGTTTCTGCGTGGAAATATTTCTGGGCGATTGAACTCCCATGGTGGCGCCGCTGCGCGCAGCATGATTTCTGGATTTTCCAGCCTGTCACGGGAAGGCCGCAACTGTGGCAGGTGTCCGAACATGCGGTCATCATAAGGGTGAACATCATGACAACAGAAATTCCGGGTGGCTGGAGCGCGTTCGACTATGAAATCACTGGCGTTGCCAAAGAGGTGCTCAAAGAAGCGCTGGAGGGCTTTGTCGGCGCGACCTACACACCATCGGCATTCGCCACGCAAATTGTCGCCGGCACCAATTACTGCTTTCTGTGCACAGGTCAAATCGTCGTGCCGAACGCACCGCGTTTTCCGGCACTGGTCCACGTCTTCAAGCCATTGAACGGCAAGGCCCACATCAGCGAAATCATCAGAATCAAGCCTTGATGAATTCTACGCAATAGGATTTTCATCTGGATCAGCAGAAAACCCCGGCGAGCGCGGCTGCCGGGGTTTTTGGCCATCTGGCGCGACATTCGTTGGCTGAATAATTTATTCAAATCCGCGAATGCCGCTGCCGTTGAAACTCGGCAGTTTCCAGTGAAAGCGCATCGCCAGCAGGCGGACCAGGAAGCCGCTGCCGATCGCGGCCAGCGGTGCGACCGCCGGATCGACCTGGAGCCACAGCAGGCCGACATACAACGCGCCGGTCAACAACGCGATGGTGGCGTACAGCTCGCGCTGCAGCACCAGCGGAATCTCGTTGCACAATACATCGCGCAGCAGGCCGCCAAAGACGCCGGTGATCATGCCGGCCAGGATCACGATGCCCGGCGCCATGCCGTTGGCGCGAGCGATGTCGCAGCCGATCACGCTGAACGCCACCAGGCCGAGGCCGTCGACCACCAGGAATACGCTGCGCAAATGATGCAGGAAGCGCGCCACCATGGCAGTGACGATGGCGGCGCCGATGGTGAACAGCAGGTATTGCGGATGGGCGATCCAGCCCAGCGGATAGTTGCCTAGCAAGACGTCACGGATAGTGCCGCCGCCCAGCGCGGTGATGGTGCCGACCACGCAGATGCCGAACAGGTCCATGTCGCGCCGCATGCCCATGATGGCGCCGGACATGGCCTCGGCCACGATGGCGATCAGATAGATGGTGTGCAGAAGCATGGCTTAGTCTCCGGAAGAAAATAGTTTCAGGATATGCTCGCGTTCCTGGGCCGCATTCAAGGCTTCTTTTTCAATTGCGAGGTCGCTGCTGCCGTCGGCTTGGCATTTGAGCTTGCTGTGGATGAAGGGATGGTTGTCTGTCACGCAGCTGCCCTTCAGGTATTCCGCATAGACATAATCGCCGTCGTAGACGCTGAGCCCGGCCGGTTCTTCCTGCAGCCGTTCGCTGCGGTCCTTCACCGCGACCTGCATGTAGCGGCTCCAGATCGGCAAGGCTGCTACGCCGCCGGTGGTGTTGCCGAGCGATTTAGGCTGATCATAGCCCAGCCACACCACCGACACCACACCCGATGAATAACCGGCGAACCAGGCATCGTAGGCATTGTTCGAGGTGCCGGTCTTGCCGGCGGTATCGCTGCGCGCCAGCACCTTGGCGCCATGGCCGGTGCCGGACTTGACCACGTCTTGCAGCATGCTGTCCATGATGTAGGCATTGCGCGCGGAGACCACTTTCTTGCCGGGATTCTTGCGTGCGCTGTCGGCAAACAATACCTGGCCTGAACGGTCGCGGATTTCCTTGATCAGGCGCGGCACCTGAGCCACGCCGCCGTTGGCAAACACGGCATAGGACAGCGCCAGCTGCAGCGGCGTCACAGCACCCGCGCCTAGCGCCAGCGGCAGCGAGACCGGATTGCGTTCGGAGAGGAAGCCGAACTGCGTCGCAAACGCTTGCACATAGGCGGCGCCGGAGGCTTGCATCAGGCTCACCGCCACCAGGTTTTTGGAGCGCATCAGGCCGCGCCGGACGGTGATGAAGCCTTCATAATTGTTGCCGAAATTGCGGGGCCGCCAGGCGCGGGCGCCGGTGTCCCGCGGCAGCAGGACGCGTTGCGTGTCATCGACCATGGTGCCGGGAAAATAACCCTTTTCCAGCGCTGCGGAATAGACAAACGGCTTGAAACTCGAGCCGGGCTGGCGGTAGGCCTGCAAAGCGTGATCGAAAGGATTGCGAAAAAAATCGAAGCCGCCGGCCAGCGCCAGGATGTCGCCGCTTTGGGCGTCGACCGAGATCAGCGCGCCCTCCATTTCCGGCGTCTGGCTCAGCAGCCAGCGGCCCGCGCCGTCGCGATAGGCGCGGATGACGGAGCCGGCAACTATGCTGCGCTTGCCGGTGCTTGGCAACTTGCTCCAGCCGCCGGCGATGCGCGGATCGATGGCGCTGATCTGCAACGTCCCGCCGTCGCGCAAGACGGCTTTGATTTGCTTGGGTGTCGCCACGGTGACCAGCGCCGCGTGGATTTCGCCGCTGTCTGGATAAGGCAGCAACAGCTTGCTCACATTATCGTTAGCGCCGGCGCTGGCGCCAAGCTGCGCTTCCGGGCCGCGATAGCCCCGGCGCCCTTGCGCATCCAGCAGGCCGGAGCGCAGCTGTTTGTCGGCAGCCTGCTGCGGCGCCATCTGGATCGTGGTGGTGACATCCAGACCCATGGTGTAGGCGCGCTCCTGATACAGCTGCATCACCATCTGCCGCGCTTCTTCCACCGCGTAAGCGGCTTCCCGCACGGAGGGATTGCGGTTGGGATTGAGCGCCAGCTTTTCTTGCAGGGCTTGCTGGTAAGCCTCATGCCCGATATAGCCGAGTTCCAGCATGCGCTGCAAGATATAGTGCTGGCGGATTTGCGCACGCTGCGGATTGGAAACCGGGTTGTAGGCCGACGGTGCTTTCGGCAAGCCCGCCAGCATCGCCGCTTCGGCGACGCTGACCTGGTCCAGCGGCTTGTCAAAATAAATGCTGGCCGCCGCTGCGAATCCATACGAGCGCTCGCCCAGATAGATCTGGTTCATGTAGAGCTCCAGCAGTTTGTCCTTGCTGTACTGCTGTTCCAGTTTGTATGCCAGCAGGATTTCGTTCAGCTTGCGCTGCAGGGTTTTTTCGCGCGTCAGGAAAAAGCCGCGCGCGACTTGCATGGTGATGGTGCTGGCGCCTTGCCCGTGCTGGCCGCTGCTCAGGTTGGCCAGCGTCGCCCGCAGCAGGCCGCCGAAATCGACGGCGCCGTGCTGGTAGAAGCGTGCATCTTCGATCGCCAGCAAGGCTTGCCGCATCACCAGCGGGATTTTTTCGATAGGCAGGAATTCGCGGCGTTCTTCGCCGTATTCGGCCAGCAGGATGCCTTCGCTGGAATAGATCCGCAAGGGCAAGGCCGGACTGTATTGGGCCAGGTGATCGACCGCCGGCAGCTGCTGCCAGGCCTGCCGCAGCCAATAGCCGCCGGCGAGGCTGGCGGCCAGCATCAGGCCGATGCTGAAACCGACGATGAATTTGAGGCGACGGGAAAGTCGGGATGTTGCTGGTTCGGCTGCTGGCCGCATGGTCGCTCCTGTTGAAATGGCGAACGAATCGAAGGCGAACGCGGTGTGAATGGCTTTGAGAACGGCCATTGTGCGGGCGGCAAGCAATATACTTAGAAAAATTAAGTATTATTAAGTAGTCATAAATATTTCTTATTTAAGGATGGTGCACATGAATCTCAACCCCAAGCACACCGAGGCGTTTCGTGCAGTGATCGAGAGTGGCAGTTTTGAACAGGCGGCCTTGCGCCTGCACCTGACTTCGCCGGCGATTTCCCAGCGCGTGCGCGCGCTCGAAAGCCAGCTGGGCAATGCGCTGATCGTGCGCAGCCGGCCGGCGCGCGCCACCCGCATGGGACAGCGCCTGATGCAATACCTGAAGCGGGCGAAGCTGCTGGAAGCCGACCTGGCGGCGGAACTGGCGGTGCAGCAGGATGCGCCGCTGACCCTGGTGCTGGCGCTCAATGCCGACTCGATCGGCACCTGGTTTTTTCCGGCTTTGTCGGAGGTGCTGATACGCGAGCGGGTACTGCTGGACCTGACCGTGGAAGACCAGGACCATACCTATTCGCTGTTGGAGACCGGGCTGGCGATCGGCTGCATCAGCACCGAGTCGAAGCCGATGCGCGGCTGCTCAGCAGAGCTGTTGGGCGTGATGCGCTACTGGCTGGTGGCGGCGGAAGATTTCCGCGAGCGCTGGTTTCCGGAGGGGCTGACGCGCAAGACCGCGCGCAAGGCGCCGGTGGTGGCGTACACCCATAAGGACACCTTGCAATCGTCCTTCTTGCTCAGCAAGCTGGGGTTGCCGGCGGGCGCCTATCCTTGCCACTACGTGCCGGGCGCCGCTTCGCATTTCAACGCAATCCGCTACGGCCTGGGCTACGGCATGGTGCCGGAACTGCTGCTCAAGGCCGCCGGCAAGAAAGATGAAATGGTCCACTTGGCACCGACCAGGCCGCTCGAGCTGGAACTGTACTGGCACACCTGGAAAGTGCAATCGCCGCGCATGGAAAACCTGTCGCGGCAGATCATTGCTGCGGCGCGCAAAATCCTGAAATGAGCATTTTGAAGGCGCCAGGGCAAGCCTGCGGCAGAGCGGCCGGGGGACGGCCGCCGCAAATGATGTAACGCATAAAGATATGTGAATACAGCAGTTTTTATTTCCCTGTGGATACTATATCCTAAGTTCCCATTAAAGAACTACACAGTTCTTTACAAAAGAAAACATGGGAAGGGTTAGACACGCATGCACAGATTTAAAACCTGGCCAGTGCGCTCCGCACTGTCGCTATTCATCGCTTATGGCGTCCCGTACGTCTATCAGTCAGCACAAGCACAAACCACACAGCCAAGTCCCGCAGCAGACGACGCCGCAGGCAATGACGGCAAACAGGTCTTGATCACCGGTTCACGCATCCCGCGCGCCAGCAAGGAGGGGCCGACCAGCGTCACCGTGATTACCGGCGAAGACATTGAGAAGCAGGGCTACCGCAATGTCTACGATGCGCTCAATGCGCAGACGCAAAATACCGGCATGACGCAGGGCGCCGATTTCGGCAATACCTTCACGCCGGCGGCCAATACCATCAGCCTGCGGGGCCTCGGCCCGAACCATACGCTGATCCTGGTCAACGGCAGGCGTGTCGCCGATTATCCGGTGGCGTATGACGGCTCGGTCAACTTCGTCAACCTGGCGAATATTCCCTCGGCTCTGGTTGATCGCATCGAGATCTTGAACGGCGGCGCTTCGGCGGTGTACGGTTCCGACGCGATTGCCGGCGTGGTCAACGTCATCCTGAAGAAGAAGGCCGAGGGTTTTGATCTCAATATCAAGGCGGGCGGCACCCAGGACGGCGGCGGCTCCAACCAGCGCATCCAGTTCACCGGCGGCGGCAGTAGCGGCAAGCTGAGCGGCGTCTTTGGCATCGAACTGAGCCGGACCCAGCCGATCTGGAGCCGTCAGCGCGATTTCATGTCGTCGGCTTCCTCCGACGGCACGGCGCCGACCCGGATCGCTGGA comes from Collimonas pratensis and encodes:
- a CDS encoding HTH-type transcriptional regulator ArgP; its protein translation is MHMNLNPKHTEAFRAVIESGSFEQAALRLHLTSPAISQRVRALESQLGNALIVRSRPARATRMGQRLMQYLKRAKLLEADLAAELAVQQDAPLTLVLALNADSIGTWFFPALSEVLIRERVLLDLTVEDQDHTYSLLETGLAIGCISTESKPMRGCSAELLGVMRYWLVAAEDFRERWFPEGLTRKTARKAPVVAYTHKDTLQSSFLLSKLGLPAGAYPCHYVPGAASHFNAIRYGLGYGMVPELLLKAAGKKDEMVHLAPTRPLELELYWHTWKVQSPRMENLSRQIIAAARKILK
- a CDS encoding penicillin-binding protein 1A, which encodes MRPAAEPATSRLSRRLKFIVGFSIGLMLAASLAGGYWLRQAWQQLPAVDHLAQYSPALPLRIYSSEGILLAEYGEERREFLPIEKIPLVMRQALLAIEDARFYQHGAVDFGGLLRATLANLSSGQHGQGASTITMQVARGFFLTREKTLQRKLNEILLAYKLEQQYSKDKLLELYMNQIYLGERSYGFAAAASIYFDKPLDQVSVAEAAMLAGLPKAPSAYNPVSNPQRAQIRQHYILQRMLELGYIGHEAYQQALQEKLALNPNRNPSVREAAYAVEEARQMVMQLYQERAYTMGLDVTTTIQMAPQQAADKQLRSGLLDAQGRRGYRGPEAQLGASAGANDNVSKLLLPYPDSGEIHAALVTVATPKQIKAVLRDGGTLQISAIDPRIAGGWSKLPSTGKRSIVAGSVIRAYRDGAGRWLLSQTPEMEGALISVDAQSGDILALAGGFDFFRNPFDHALQAYRQPGSSFKPFVYSAALEKGYFPGTMVDDTQRVLLPRDTGARAWRPRNFGNNYEGFITVRRGLMRSKNLVAVSLMQASGAAYVQAFATQFGFLSERNPVSLPLALGAGAVTPLQLALSYAVFANGGVAQVPRLIKEIRDRSGQVLFADSARKNPGKKVVSARNAYIMDSMLQDVVKSGTGHGAKVLARSDTAGKTGTSNNAYDAWFAGYSSGVVSVVWLGYDQPKSLGNTTGGVAALPIWSRYMQVAVKDRSERLQEEPAGLSVYDGDYVYAEYLKGSCVTDNHPFIHSKLKCQADGSSDLAIEKEALNAAQEREHILKLFSSGD